One genomic window of Arvicola amphibius chromosome 4, mArvAmp1.2, whole genome shotgun sequence includes the following:
- the Atp5mc1 gene encoding ATP synthase F(0) complex subunit C1, mitochondrial: protein MQTTKALLVTPVLIRSCTRGLIRPVSASLLSRPEAPSKQVQQPSSSSSPLQVARREFQTSVVSRDIDTAAKFIGAGAATVGVAGSGAGIGTVFGSLIIGYARNPSLKQQLFSYAILGFALSEAMGLFCLMVAFLILFAM from the exons ATGCAGACCACCAAGGCATTGCTCGTTACTCCAGTTCTG ATCCGCTCCTGTACCAGGGGTCTAATcaggcctgtgtctgcctccctctTGAGTAGACCAGAGGCCCCATCTAAACAGGTTCAACAG CCTTCCAGCAGCAGCTCCCCTCTCCAGGTGGCCAGACGGGAATTCCAGACCAGTGTTGTTTCCCGGGACATTGACACAGCTGCCAAGTTTATTGGTGCTGGGGCTGCCACAGTTGGTGTGGCTGGATCCGGAGCTGGCATCGGAACAGTGTTTGGTAGCTTGATTATTGGCTATGCCAG GAACCCGTCTCTCAAGCAACAGCTCTTCTCCTATGCCATTCTGGGCTTTGCCCTGTCTGAGGCCATGGGGCTCTTCTGTTTGATGGTcgccttcctcatcctcttcgcCATGTGA